ATTGCATATGCAATGAGTCCGGCGCCAAGTCTGAAACATCAGAGTGTTGTAGCAAGAATATGGAAAGAGTTGGATGAAAATTTAGATTGTGATAAATGTAAAGTCTATATCTCACCCGTTGACTGGGTAATAGACGATAGAAATGTTGTTCAACCGGATGTTTTGGTAACTTGCGAAGAGGTAGATGAGGATGCAAAATTTTTGACAAAACCTCCGAAAATTGTTATTGAGGTTTTATCATTATCAACTGCATTGAAAGACTTAACTACTAAATTTACTCTTTATGAAAAGGTAGGAGTACAATACTACGTTGTTATAAATCCAAAAACAGAAGAACTTGAGATATTTGAACTAAAAAATAGCAAATATCAATTGCAAGAGAGATTTAAAAGTAAAGGCGTATATAATTTTCAGTGGGATAGTTGTAAAACCCAAATAGATTTTGAAAAGGTGTTTAAATGATTTTGATAGCGGGACCTTGTGTTATAGAGAGCAAAGAGCAGTTAGAGATCATTGCCTCAAAATTGAAAGAGTACGATGAAGACTCTAGTATAGATTTTTATTTTAAGGCTAGTTTCGATAAGGCCAACAGGACGAGTCTTGATAGCTACAGAGGGCCAGGTTTGAAAAAGGGTCTTCAGATGTTGGCGGATATAAAAGATAGTTTCGGTTATAAGATATTAACGGACGTTCACGAATCTTATCAAGTTGAAGCGGCAAGCGAAGTTGCCGATGTTATACAGATCCCTGCCTTTTTATGCAGGCAAACCGATCTTTTGGTCTCAGCGGCAAAAACCGATAAGATAGTCAATATAAAAAAAGGGCAGTTTATGAACCCCAAAGATATGAAGTATAGCGTTTTGAAGGTATTAAAAAGTAGGGAAAGTGTATTGGAAATAGGGAATTGGGAAGTTGAGTCTTTGTATGAAATCAGTAAAAAAGCCGGGATTTGGCTAACTGAAAGAGGAACGACTTTTGGATACGGTAATCTTGTGGTAGATATGAGAAGTTTAGTCATTATGAGAAGGTTTGCTCCCGTTATTTTTGACGCAACCCATTCGGTTCAGATGCCAGGAGGCGCTGGAGGGAAAAGCGGCGGTAAAAGGGAGTTTGTAGCGCCTCTTGCTCGCTCAGCTACGGCTGTTGGGGTAGATGGGTACTTTTTTGAAACCCATTTTGATCCGGATAACGCATTGAGCGACGGGCCAAATATGCTAAAACTAGAAGAGTTAAACCAAGTTATATCAGATATCAAAAAAATCAGGAGTTGCCTTGAGTCTTAATAAAACAAGATCTATTTTGTATGCGATTGCGAAATATTTAGGCGATATTCAGGCGATACAGAAAGCTTTGAAAAAAGGTGATTTTAGACCTGTAATAATGAGGATTTTAAGAAGGATCTACGGTAAAATAACCGGACGAGGGATGGGTAAAATAAGATAGTTAAAAAATGTTTAGATTGTAAAGAACGAAACGTAAACGTAGTAAAGAGATAAGAAAAGAGGCGATAAAAGATGAAGTTGGGAGATGAACAAATATCATTTAGCGCTAGATTTTATGAATCATACAAAGGTGGTTTATGGATGTTAGATTGCAAGATATTGTTGAGAGAATGTTTAAAATAGAAGAAGATTTGAATTTTTTAAAACAATATGTAAAAATTGTCATAAAGTTATAAAAGATAAAATTATAGACGATGTAATTTTATATAATAGAATGCTCTGAAAAATTACAAAATTTCACTCAGGAGAGTTGAAATTTTTAGTAAAACTAACGCTTGTAAATTTTATTAAAAAGTGCTAAACAAGCGCACTTTTTTAGCCTTTTGGCGAACATAAAATTTTCAAGCCAAAATTTCAAATCCTTCGTTCAATTTGTAATTTTTCAGAGGTCTCAATTTATATGTTTTAAGTGATAGAGTTTTAAGGTTTGCTGAGATTATTTGTAAATTTAAAAATGCAGGATATTTCGATAGATATAGTGGATTTATTTACAGGTGAAATTTTTTGGCACATCAATATGATGAAATAAATAAAAACATAGTTTGTAATGAATTGTAAGATAATCTTAAATCTGTAGAAAAATTTTTAGAGCAAGTAAAAAACAATATAGGAGTATAAATGAACCTTATAGAAGGAAAATTAAGACTTACCGGAAAAGAGAGAGTGGCGATCATCGCTAGTAGATTTAACCATATAATAACAGATAGATTAGTTGAAGGCGCTAAAGACGCGTTTTTAAGGCATGGCGGAGAAGAAAAAAATCTAGATCTCATCTTGGTTCCTGGAGCTTTTGAACTGCCTTTTGCTTTAGACAAGGTTTTAAATAGCCAAAAATATGAGGGTGTTTGTTGTTTAGGCGCTATCATAAGAGGATCGACTCCACATTTTGATTATGTAGCGGCTGAAGCGACGAAAGGTATCGCAAATACCACTTTAAAGTATCAAAAACCTGTTACGTTTGGAGTTTTAACAACCGATACCATAGAGCAGGCGATTGAGAGAGCCGGTAGCAAAGCGGGAAATAAGGGTTTTGAAGCAATGACGGGGCTTATTGAGCTTATCGATTTGTATAGGAATTTTGGTTAGATATTGGTAAATTAGGAATAGGTTTTTGGTTGATAGTTGATAGTGGATGGTGGATGGTGGATGGTGCGGAAAAAATGTTATGATTTACGAATTACGAAAACGAAAGGGAAAAATGGCAACGAGACATCAAGCAAGAGAAGCCGTGATTGGCCTTTTGTACGCATACGATTTGGGTAATCCTGAGATTAAAAAGTTTGCGGAAGATATTTTGGAAGAGAAAAAGATAAGAAACAGACAAAGAGAGTTTGCTTTATCTTTGTTTAACGGCGTTACGGATCGTTTAAAAGAGATAGACGAAGAGTTGAAAAAACATCTTGAGAGCTGGGATTTGGATAGAGTTGGACATATAGAGAGGGCAATTCTTAGACTTGGAGCATATGAACTGATGTTTAGCGAACTTGATAAAGCGATTGCGATAAATGAGGCTATAGAGCTTGCAAAAAAACTTGGAACGGATCAGTCTCCAAAGTTTATAAACGGTGTTTTAGATGCTATAGCTAAGAAGAGGGGAGAAGTGAGCGAGGGCAAGCCGAAGGCTTGAGAAAGCAAACTGTTTTGCTTTCGTCCCGAAGCGAAAGCCTTGAGTATATGTGAGCCCTAAATTCGAGGAATTTAGTGGCGAACATACGAGAGGCTGGTTTACCTAAGAGCAAATCAAATGAGCGAAGCGAATGATGATTTGCGGTTATTTTG
This Nitrosophilus labii DNA region includes the following protein-coding sequences:
- the ribH gene encoding 6,7-dimethyl-8-ribityllumazine synthase → MNLIEGKLRLTGKERVAIIASRFNHIITDRLVEGAKDAFLRHGGEEKNLDLILVPGAFELPFALDKVLNSQKYEGVCCLGAIIRGSTPHFDYVAAEATKGIANTTLKYQKPVTFGVLTTDTIEQAIERAGSKAGNKGFEAMTGLIELIDLYRNFG
- the nusB gene encoding transcription antitermination factor NusB, encoding MATRHQAREAVIGLLYAYDLGNPEIKKFAEDILEEKKIRNRQREFALSLFNGVTDRLKEIDEELKKHLESWDLDRVGHIERAILRLGAYELMFSELDKAIAINEAIELAKKLGTDQSPKFINGVLDAIAKKRGEVSEGKPKA
- the kdsA gene encoding 3-deoxy-8-phosphooctulonate synthase, which gives rise to MILIAGPCVIESKEQLEIIASKLKEYDEDSSIDFYFKASFDKANRTSLDSYRGPGLKKGLQMLADIKDSFGYKILTDVHESYQVEAASEVADVIQIPAFLCRQTDLLVSAAKTDKIVNIKKGQFMNPKDMKYSVLKVLKSRESVLEIGNWEVESLYEISKKAGIWLTERGTTFGYGNLVVDMRSLVIMRRFAPVIFDATHSVQMPGGAGGKSGGKREFVAPLARSATAVGVDGYFFETHFDPDNALSDGPNMLKLEELNQVISDIKKIRSCLES
- a CDS encoding Uma2 family endonuclease, which translates into the protein MAALDLLDRYTYEDYKKWEDRWELIDGIAYAMSPAPSLKHQSVVARIWKELDENLDCDKCKVYISPVDWVIDDRNVVQPDVLVTCEEVDEDAKFLTKPPKIVIEVLSLSTALKDLTTKFTLYEKVGVQYYVVINPKTEELEIFELKNSKYQLQERFKSKGVYNFQWDSCKTQIDFEKVFK